The Deefgea tanakiae DNA segment GGAACGCTTCAGCAGCTTTGTGCCGAACCCGTTATACTGCAGCAGATTAAATGAAAGGAAATTGAATATGAACGCAAAAATCAAACGCCTCAGCAAGCGCCAACAAAAACGTTACTTATTGCGTGAAGCAGAAAAAATCTTGTGTGAGTTGCTCTTGAGCCCAACCGCGCCGACGAATGTGCAAATCGAAGCTGCGGTCACTGAGCGCTATAACGAGATTTTCAAAAAAGCGTAATTGGCTTTGGCTGTGAAATTTGCCGGTGAAAAAAACCTGCGACCATTCTGGCGCAGGTTTTTTTACGTTAGCCCAATGCATTGTGGATATTACCTTGGCAAATGCAGCGTAGGGGCGTAAGTTGAAGGCTGACCATCGCCTTGGAGGGAAATATGCTCAATCCTTTTGCTACAGAGTCGGTGACATTCGAAACGCCGGTCGCAATGCTGATTGCTTGCCATGATAGGGTGCGGCAATACGCTTCGCTGACCGAAAGTCTCGCCGTGCATCTACAACAAAATGGCGCCGATGCTGCAGCAGTGGCAGGGGCGCAATCGATTTTGCGCTATTTTGATATTGCCGCGCCACTGCACCATCAAGACGAAGACGATGATTTATTTCCGGCTTTACTCAGAAAAGCGACGCCACAATTGGCCAGCGTCATCGCAGACATTACCGCTGAACATGATGAACTTGGGGCGCTGTGGCAACAAGTGCGTGCTGCTTTGTTGGCAGTGATTGCGGGCGATGCAAAGGCTTTGGATGCGCAACTGGCTCAGCAATTTGCAATGCGCTACCCCGCGCATGCCGCGCGCGAGGAAAATGAGATTTACCCATTTGCTGCGCAATTATTGGATGATGCCTGTTTGGCGCAATTGGGTAAAACGATGTCGGCTCGTCGTCAAGCAGCCTAAACATGCGGTTTGGCCCAGCGATTCATAATTTCATTGAGTGCTTGCGCGGTGAGTGGCTTGGTGACAAAGTCATTCATGCCGGCATCAAGGCAGGCTCGCGGTCTTCTTGGACGGTGTTGGATGTTAAGGCCATAATCGATAACAGGGCTTTGTCATTTTGCAGTGCGCGAATCGCTCGAGTGGCGGTGAAGCCATCGATGATGGGCATTTGGCAGTAATCCATCAATACCAGCGAGAACTCTTGCTGCTCCTGCATTGTTAAATCAAACCCGCCGCAATCACGATCAACAAAGTGATGCCAAAGTGCCGAGAACTAAAGAGAGAAAATAAGCCCGTCATAAGCTCATTTGTCGGTGTGAATTGGCGCTGTAGCAAGAAAAGCACAGCGCCGCTGATGACTTAGGCGCGTAATTGTCGAGCAAATAAATCTAAAGCAAGTTGATTACCAATCATCGCCAATTGCGGATCATAACGATCGCCTTCATCGCGCATAAACGCGTGGGGGCCATTAAATTCATGCCAAGTGAAGGTTTTTTCCGCAGCAACCAGCGCTTGATAAACTTGAGCGCGGCCAGAGGCCGGAATATGTGGGTCTTGCTTGCCCCAAATCATCAATAATTCGCCGCTGATTTCGCCAAGGCGTTCCATGCTGTGTTGACCGGGCTGATTCGGGATCACATTCGTGTGTAAATCGGTCGCATAAAAGCAAGCTGTGGCTTTGATTTCTGGCTGCAAAGCCGCACGGAAAGCCAAATGTCCGCCAATACAAAAACCCATCGCACCAAATAGGCCATTGCACCAAGGTTGTGTTTTCGCCCAAGCGATGGTCGCGGCGTTATCCGTGTCGTAGCCTTCGACTGACTTGGCCATTTTATCGGCATTGCCTTTATCGCGACCTGCGTCGTCATAAGCCAGCACAGTACCAATTGGATTGAGTTCATGGAACACTTCCGGCACGAGCACGTTGTAGCCGTAGCCAGCAATCAAGCGCGCTGCACGCTCGATCGGCCCGGTTTGCTGGAAAATTTCAGAGTAAAACAAAATCGTAGGGTAGCTACCATTGTCGGCAGGGCGATGGATAAAGGTGCGCATCACGCCCGTTGGAGTGGCTAAGTCGGAAAACTCGCTTTTGATCATCATAATGAAGGTGTTCCTCTGATTAACACACAATAGAAAAACGCCCCGTGGGGCGTTTGCAGAAATTACTTGGTGAGCTTTTCGAGTGCTTCGCGGTATTTAGCCGCAGTTTTGTCGGCCACTTCTTGCGGTAGCACTGGCGCTGGTGGAGTTTTGTCCCAGCCTGTTGTTTCTAGCCAGTCACGAACGAATTGTTTATCGTAGCTTGGCGGGTTGCTGCCGGGTTGGTATTGGTCTGCAGGCCAGAAGCGGCTTGAGTCTGGCGTCAATGCCTCGTCCATTAGGCAGAGTGTACCGTTTTCATCCAGACCAAATTCAAACTTGGTGTCACCAATAATGATGCCGCGCGTTGCTGCGTATTCGCTGGCGGTTTTGTACAGCAAGATCGCCGTCGCGCTCACTTTAGCAGCGAGTTCTGCGCCCAAGATTTCTTCGCAACGTGCATAGCTGATGTTTTCATCGTGATCGCCCAGCTCGGCTTTGGTTGATGGCGTAAAAATTGGCTCTGGTAGTTTATCTGCTTCGCGCAAACCGGCTGGCAAAGCGATACCGCAGACAGTATTGCTCTGCTGGTATTCTTTCCAGCCGCTGCCAGCGATATACCCACGAACAATTGCTTCAACAGGGACAGGCTTGAGGCGTTTGCACACCACGGCACGGCCTTCAACTTGCGGTAGATCTTCGGCAGACACAACGTCTTCAGGTTGATCTCCAGTGAAATGGCTAGGCACCACGTCTTTGAGTTTTTCAAACCAGAAGTTTGAAATTGCAGTGAGGATTTTGCCTTTTTCTGGAATTGGTTCGGCCAAAATGACGTCAAATGCTGATAGGCGATCGGTAGCAATCATTAACATGCGGGTATCGTCAATTTCGTACAGGTCGCGCACTTTGCCCGAGTAGATTTTTTTTAGGCTGGTCAAATTGGTGGTGGTCAGGCCGGACATACGGGTCTCCAGTGGCAACAGATCGGCTGCATCGTAAAGCAAAAGTGTTCTTGCATCGTTGTCTCGCCTTGCAGTACTTAATCTACTGTCTGCGATTTGCCCGCCTTGCCATCACACTTTTGCACGTGTACGTGCTCAGCCAAGAATCAAAAATTAGGCTGCTATTTTGCCTGATTTTACTCACTTCTGCATGCTTGTACGATGACCGCAGTGAATCTCTGGCGATAAATTACAGCGCTTGTTCTAAGCGGAAGACTTTGGCTGCTTCGCCAAGGTGATCAAGGCGGGTTTCCCAACCTTCGGTGGTAAAACCTAGTTTTTGATAAAACGCCAATCCCGTTGTATTGCTTTCATAGCAAATCGTCGCAATCACTTGTGATTGATAGCGTTCTTTGGCAATGGTTTTGAGTGCGCTGATTAGAAAGTTGGCCACGCCACAGCGACGGCGCTCCGGATGAACAATTAAATGGCCGATCCATGCTTTTTGCGCGCGCGGATTGTACAAATTGGCAAAGCCAACGACGCGGTCTTGCTCGCAAACAACAAAGCCTTCTTCATGGCTCGCTAAGTGTTCAATCAGTTGCAGCGTTTCGGCTGGCCATGCGGCACGTGGAAACAGGTGGCGTAGTTCTTCGGCTGTGCGAGCCCATGAAATAACAAACAACAGGTCGTCGAGTGTAGCTCGGCGAAAGGCATATCGAGAGAGTTGTTTCATAAGGGTTTTTATCTAGAACGGCACTAAAGTCTTGATACTAACCGATGTTTGTCAGTATGTAGAAATTTAATCCTCAGAAAGGGCTTGTATGTTGCAATGCTTTAAGGCTTCGCGGCGCGAGAGCGCTAAAAGTAGGGTTTTATCGGCTGCGATTTTCCACCCGAGCTGATAAATAATTGCAGTGCGGCGTAGCCACAGATGGGGCGAGGTTTGCCATTGATCAAGCAGGGCAATCGGTGAGGTTTGCGGCGCGCTATAAGAGCAGGTGCTGATACTCTCAGCTTTAATAGCGCGCCAACATGCTAGAGGGTTTCTTTGATGGCACGGGCTTGTTCGAGTGCGGCATCGGCGCTGGTAGCCAATACGTTAAAATGCCCCATTTTTCGTCCTGGACGCGCTAGTTTTTTACCATATAAATGCAACTTAGTATTAGGCGCCGTCATCAAGATTTCCCAGTGCGGCTCGCTACCATCGTCACCCCATGAGTCGCCAAGCAGATTCACCATCACGGTGGGGCTCAGGAGATCTGTTTTGCCTGGATAGAGGCCGCACATCGCACGAACTTGTTGCTCGAACTGCGTGGTGAGCGTGGCGTTCAGTGTGTAATGGCCAGAGTTATGTGGGCGTGGCGCCATTTCGTTGATGACGAGTTCATCGCCTTCGAGTACGAAAAATTCCACCGCCATCACGCCAACGTAATCGAGTTTCTCTGCCAATTGCATCGCCATTTGGCGTGCGCGGTCGGCCAATGCCGTGCTAATGCGCGCTGGCACAATCGACACATCCAAAATGCCGTTAAGGTGTTCGTTTTCCGCGACAGGGAAACAGGCCACTTCACCAGCGCGGGTGCGAGTGACAATCGCTGAAATTTCACTCACCAGCGGCATCATTTTTTCTAAAACACAGGGCTGATGTTTCATTTCGGCATGTGCAAAACGCACGTCTTCAGCCGTTTTAACGCGAACTTGGCCCTTTCCGTCATAACCCAAACGCGCTGTTTTTAAAATGCCTGGCAAATACGCCGACAAATCACCTTCCAAGCTGGCTGCATTTTTAACGGCTAAAAATGGCGCCACATCCAAACCGGCATCGCGAATAAAGTTTTTCTCGGCGATTCGGTCTTGGGCAATTTCGACGCAATCCCCGCTGGGTGCAACAGGAATGTCTTGGGCGGCAAGCCAGCGCATTGAGTCGGCGTTGACGTTTTCAAACTCAGTCGTGATCGCAGCACAGTGTGTGGCCATGTATTGCAAGGCTTCAGGATCGGTAAAGGATTTACACAGGTGCACATCGGCAAACTCTGCCGCAGGCGCGTGAGAGTCAGGGTCGAGTACAGTCACGCCGTAGCCCATGTTTTTTGCGGCACTCGCAAACATACGGCCCAATTGACCGCCACCTAAAATACCCAGCATGGCCGGTGGTAGGATGATTTTATTGCCCATTTTCATTATTCCTTAAGTCCAATCACTGCTTTGCAGCTTGAAGCACACGCCTACCAAAAAACCAAGGATGCTGTATGGCAAACTACATTCATTTGCCATTTTGGTTTTTCCTTAATTTCATTTTCTGCTTGAAAGCTTGATGTGATTTATAGCCGTATGCACCCATGCCATAGAGTATGCCACCGACTATACCCACAGGCAGGGCGTCAATTACCCCAGCCATAAAAGAAGTTTGGCCGCTCGCGTAGCGCAGAGCAGCCAAAAGTAAAATACACGGGACACCCCAAAGTACGCATCCTCTGAATAAAACCCAATACCAAAACGACCGCATCGGGGGTAATTCTGATTCGGGCTTCATGTGTCCTCGGTTTGCTTGAGTGTCTGTGCGTCGCCAGACACCGTCTCTAATCAGAGTTTATTCTACTGCAGGTAGTTCCATTGCTAACACAGTTTGTTTCTGTGTTTCACGGAAGGCGTTCAGTTTGGCGGCCAACTCTGGATTTTGATTCGCAATCATTGATATCGCAAACAGCGCCGCATTGGCTGCACCGGCTTCACCAATCGCAAAAGTTGCGACTGGAATGCCTTTTGGCATTTGCACAATCGACAAGAGCGAGTCTTCACCACGTAGGTATTTCGACGGCACTGGCACGCCTAATACCGGCACAATCGTTTTCGCTGCCAACATGCCTGGCAAATGCGCTGCGCCACCGGCACCGGCAATAATGCAGGTGAGTCCACGTTCGGCGGCGGTTTCTGCATACGAAAACAATAAATCAGGGGTACGGTGCGCGGAAACTACACGGCACTCAAATTCGATACCAAACGCTTGCAGCTGTTTGGCCGCGTGCTGCATGACATCCCAATCGCTATTACTACCCATTACTACGCCGACTTGGATCATCGCGGCTACCCTCAAGGCAAAACACGCGATTTTACCGAAGAACACACCACTTTTGATAGCAATCTTGACCAAAGGCGGCAAAGATAAGACAAAATCAATAAATTATTAAATATTAGTATTGACTAATATTTAAATGGCTAGCAATATTGAACGCATGCAGTGGTTTGCTGCATGAAGTTTCGTTTCCATCCTATGTCTATTGAGCGCCAGATCGATTGATCTGGCGTTTTTTTTCAAGGCTCAATGATGATCTGTACGTAATCATTGTGCCAACCGGGTTTGGCTGGCTGATTGCCAAAAACAACAGACCAAAAAATGACAAGTGCCGATGCGCCTGCACTTGCAATGTTTCCGATTGCGGCATCGCCGTCAGGCGGTATGCCAAACACTTGGTTACAGGGACCTCCCCAGTTCGGGTCAAGGCAGAGTTGATAGCTTAGCAGTGAGCTTGGGTCTTCTCCCATGAGCTGTCGATGTTGAATGCTACCGGAGGTTTGTGACGGCCCTGCCTTTACTGTAAAACTGGTTGCCTCAGAGCAGAAAATTTGCATAAAAAATAGCGCACGCACGCCATTTATTGAGGTAATCGGATCGTATTGACCTATCGTCGCTTGAGGAGGGGTAACTGTGCAGGCCCCCCAACTGAGCGCACTCATAAAAACACTGAGAAAGAGTAGCCTAATTTTAATTGCCATCAATACTCCTTGGCGGGGCAGGTAATCGGCGCGATTTCAGTGATGAATTCGCTGGATGTTGGAATATACAATTCACCACTGCACAAAGTGGAATCAAATCGATGTAATCCTGCTGGAAGCGCTTCACTATAGAAGCGGCCATCTAAGGCCGTATGTAATTGCACAATCCCCTGAGCTGTCACAACATCAAGCAATTGATTTGATAATGGAAGGCCGTTAGCCAGAAAGAAACGCCCGCTAACAGCTGTGATTGAGGTGGCATCAAATTTAACGATTCGACCGTCATTATTACCCGTGAGTAATTCTTGTTGTACCGTACTCAGTCGATATTGGATTGGGATGTGGTCTTGTTCGATTCCTATTTGATGGAAACCGTAGCTAGCTAATTCTGGTATAAAAACCGTGCCGTCGGACGAGGTTCTACCGACCTCACTCCCGTTGTGCATTGCAGCTACATTTGCAATTTGAGGAAGTTCAATGACGGCAAAACTTTGTGAAATTGGGCGGGTGAGTGCATAGTGTCCACCCACGTAAGCAAGTGCGCCAGACCACGCAGCTTGCCAGTTGCTTGTCGTTGATTTAGCGCGTTGATTGCGCATCGCAGAGAGATCGATTTGACCATGCTGGCGCTTGTTTTGTATCCATGCTGTGTATTCTTCACCATCACGTTGTTGTTGTGCGCCAAAATTGTAGGCCCAGCCTTCGCCCGTTGTTGAGTTTTGACCAAAACTCATTCCAGCTAACACTTCCGAGTTTTCGTAGCGTGCGCTGCTTGAAATGCTCCGATTTTGATCAAAAAACCAAGCAAGATTTAAAAATCCTGACCATGTTTGCCCTGAGTGTCGATCTTGGAGTTGGGCTTGCGCAGAAAATGACAGCTGCTTGATTGGCGATATTGCATAAGCGAATTGGTAACGATTAAAAGTAAGTGCATCGGTTTGCCCCATCTGGCGACCGACATCGATACTGATGTTGCCAAACTGACTATTGCCCCAGCCTGCGCCGATATTTGCCGACCAATCTGGAGCGGTGATCACTGAGTTGTTTTTAAAAAAGTTTTTGTCTTGCCGACGCGCAGTAGCAGAAAGACTAAGGGATTGATTGAGGTAGCGATATTGCACTAATTGCGCATCGCCTGTGTTTTGTTGCTCATGCTGGGCCCATGCAAATGCACTTGCTAAAGTGCCATACGTTGAAAGCCCGAAGTTGGCAAGAATCCCGCCACTATTCCTCTCTTGGTTTCCACTAGCCTGAGCGCCCAAAGTAAACCAATCGGTAATCCCAGCGCGTTGGTAGATTGAATAAGTAAAACCATTGTAGCGATCAAAGCTGGCATTTTCCCGTTCCACGCCGGCGCTGTAATTGAAATCAGTAAGGCCAGCTTTGAGTAAAGAGTCGTCAAAATAATGAGGGACGTTGATTCTTTGTGTGTTACCCGCTGCATCACGTATCAATATTTCAATATTTTGCAGACCCGATACCAAATTTAAATTACCAAAGTTATAAATCCCTGGCTGTAAACTTTGAGTGCTTACACGTTGACCATTTAAATAAATCTCTGCGGTTGAGGGTTGGGTTACGGCTGCTTGAGTACTAAAGCTAGGGCTGCTCATAAAATTGGGCTGCATATTAAATGCGCGAGAAACACTTAAACCCGCCATATTTTGACTAAAGCCCAGGGCGCCCATAGATGGCGTAATGTCACCGGCACTCGCTCGCAGCATTTGATCCGGTCGATCGTAATCTAGTGTTGTCTTGAGCCTAGTCCATTGATGCTGGTTGTTTTGCGTACTATAGAAATGAGCGCTACGAAAGTTCCAAGGCCCCTGATTTAAATTGAGTGTGGGGTTAAGTTGGTAATCTAAATCATTCCCATCAACCTGGTTAAAAACCGTGATTTGGTAGTTGAGATATCCTGAGAATGGGGCAGGCTCAGGGTAAAGCTGATTGCGACTGTTGTTGAGGCTGATTTGCCGCTCACCAAATTCACTGGCTGAGGCCGTGAGCGAAAGACTTAAGGTTGCGGTATCGATTTCGCTCTCGATGCCGATAAGGCGATCGACACGAAAAAAGGCTTCTCCAGCAAGTACTTGCTGCTCTCCCTTGGGGGTATTGATCCCAGCTTCTTGAATTGTGTTTTCTTTAAGCCAATACCCGCCTTGATCGTAAATGGCTGGCACATCGCCTTGAGGGACACCATTGACACTCAGTTTCAAAAACAGGTTTTCGGCGGCTAGCGCTATCGAACACGATAGGCTAGCCATGATGAGTAGTATTAGTTTGAGCACACTTGCTGAGGGATGAGCAATTGTTGCGTATTATTTGAACGATCAGTTTCAATCACGATCCGTTGCGGGCTATCCGCGCAGGCATTTTTCGGAAGCGCTAATTGATAGTTGCGGCTAGATCCTGGTTGTAAGTACCAGTTGTCAAATTGGTTGATGCTGGCGCCCTGATTACCGATTGCAACGCGGCGCAGACGATGCGTCACGTTTCCGTCATTGCTGAGTGTAAACGTGAGTTTGCCTTGGTCGATTTGTACCGGTGACACTGTTAGCTTTGGGCTAACTTTGACGGGCTGAATGAAAACGGGCACACCAAAACTCACGGCCATAGCCAGTTGACCACCTTGTGAGCCATCTGCCGGCATGCTCGGTTGTTCGATGAAATAAAGTCGGTACGCTAGTTCTTTGGCATCGCTGGGTGCTCGGCGAGCAACGCGAACAACTTGCTTCTTTTTGGGAGGAATTTCAAATTGGCGAGGGAAATACACTAATTCATCAGGTGCTTCAGTGTAAGTATCATTGCCAGATGCGTCCTGTGTCCAGCGTTTTAATTCTAGAGAAACCCGCAATGGAGAGTCTCCGTTATTGCTTACCGTAATGGCTTCACTATTTCTTGTAGCAGGAAGCTCCGCACGAATAGGGCTTACTGTAAATTCACCAGCCAAACTAACTGCTGCAGTTGTTGCAAAGAGCGTTGCGAGAATCCAGCGCATAATCACCGCCTGTATATGAAATGATAGGATTTTTAGATTTGAGTTTTAATTATTCTTGAGTGCGCTAGTTATGCGGAGTGGTCAGCAGGCTAGCCAGCATCAGCACTAGAGGTTGATCGTCAAAATCACGGTATCGGTATAACCGTTGGCCACTGTCGCATTATTGATGTCTGTTCCTAGCACTGTAGCAGTCAACAGGATGTCTTTAAGGGTGCCAGGACCGGTGCCAACGCCAGTTGTTGGAGTCAATGTCAGGGTATAAGGCAAATAGTATTGACTACTTTGCATTTTTTTTTGTGTGCCTGTTGCATGCAAACCGTTGTTTAGGGTGATTGTGTAATTTACACCATTGCTACACCAGAACTGGGTTACGCCGTTTTTACTTTGATCGCCGGAGTTTGCACTGAGGGTGCCCATATCAATAATCACGTCATTACCATCTGCAAATGAGCATGAGCCTTTGACATTGGCTTTTACTTTGACATTGGTGCTGGCTGCAAAGGTGCTGGGGCTGATTGCGATTAAAGATAGAGATATCGCACTCGCTAAAAAAAAGTTTTTCATCGCAACTCTCCTAATGAGTTTAAGCCTGCCTTACTGAAGTAAGGTAGACCAATTGCATAATGATATGCATGCCAATAAAAAAAGGCGAATTTTTATCACTAGGGGGGTAATCCCCCCACCAAATAATCGTCGTTTTAAGTAGAATTTTCTCCCATCAGCACCGAGGAAGTTCTCCATGAAATCATCACGTTTTTCTGACAGCCAAATCATCGCTATTCTCAAGCAAGCCGAAGGCGGTTCACCAGTGCCTGAGCTGTGCCGCGAGCACGGCTTTAGCTCAGCCACGTTTTACAAATGGCGCGCTAAATTCGGCGGCATGGATGCTTCGCTCATGGCGCGACTCAAAGAACTCGAAGACGAAAACCGACGCCTCAAAAAAATGTATGCCGAAGAACGCCTCAAAGCCGAGATTGTGAAGGAGGCGCTCGAAAAAAAGTGGTAAAGCCATCTCAGCGGCGTGAGATGGCCCACCAAGCGGTGCAACGTCATGGCATGAGCATTGGTTTGGCCTGTCAGGCCTTTGGCATTAGCCAAACTTGTTATCGCTACCAATCCCGCCACTCTGCAGTCAATAATGAGATTGCCGATCATCTAATTCGCTTGACCCACAATCAGCGTAACTGGGGATTCGGGTTGTGCTTTTTGCATCTACGCAACGTCAAAGGATTTCACTGGAATCACAAGCGGGTATACCGGATTTATCGAGAGCTGGAATTGAATCTGCGCATCAAACCTAAGCGCCGCATTGAGCGCGCCAAGCCTGAAGCGTTGGCAGTGCCTGAGGCGGCGAACGAATGCTGGTCAATGGATTTCATGCATGATCAACTGGCGGATGGGCGCAGTATCCGACTGTTCAATGTCATTGACGATTTCAATCGTGAAGCGCTGGCGATGGAAATTGATTTATCGCTGCCAGCAGAACGGGTCATTCGAGCTTTGAATCAAGTGCTCGAATGGCGAGGTCAGCCCAAAGCGATTCGCTGTGACAATGGTCCAGAATACATTAGCCAAAAGGTCAAAGACTGGGCGGAAAAGCTGGGCATCCGACTGATGTATATCCAGCCAGGCAATCCACAACAAAATGCATATGTGGAGCGCTACAACCGGACGGTGCGATACGACTGGCTTAATCACTACCAATTTGAATCGGTAGCCGAAATCCAAGAATTCGCGACCGATTGGGTTTGGACTTACAACAATGAACGGCCAAATATGGCTTTGGGTGGCATTACCCCGAAACAAAAGTTAGCATTAGCTGCTTAACCGTCTACTTCAAACCGCGCTTAAAAATGGGGGGATTACCGGGGAAATTGAGTTGAATCGTTTTGCCATCGCTAGGGCTCAATTGTCAACAGAACAGTGTCTGCGTATTGGCCCACTGGGCGATTTTGGAAATCCGTTTTTTTAACGATGCCGGTGAGCAGTATATCGATTCTGTCGCCTGTGCCTACGCCCTGCTCGGGCGAGGCGGTGAGTGAATAAGGCAACCGTGCAGAGCTGTTAAGCTGTGCCATTTGGCGCTGCTGACCATTGGCATGAAGACCTTGGTTGAGCGTTATACGGAAATTAGTGCCATTGGTGCAATGAATGGGAACGACATTCTTGATGGTGATATCAGCATTGTTGAGGTTGCCAAAATCCTTAATTAAATCGCCGTTGGTTTCGAATCTACAGGCGCTTAAGACCCAGATTCTAACGTTCATCATATTGCTTGCCGCATGGCTAGTATTGAAAAGCAGTGCGGTCAGCAGAACTAAAAATCGTACAAAA contains these protein-coding regions:
- a CDS encoding Csu type fimbrial protein → MAKNFVRFLVLLTALLFNTSHAASNMMNVRIWVLSACRFETNGDLIKDFGNLNNADITIKNVVPIHCTNGTNFRITLNQGLHANGQQRQMAQLNSSARLPYSLTASPEQGVGTGDRIDILLTGIVKKTDFQNRPVGQYADTVLLTIEP
- a CDS encoding IS3 family transposase (programmed frameshift); this encodes MKSSRFSDSQIIAILKQAEGGSPVPELCREHGFSSATFYKWRAKFGGMDASLMARLKELEDENRRLKKMYAEERLKAEIVKEALGKKVVKPSQRREMAHQAVQRHGMSIGLACQAFGISQTCYRYQSRHSAVNNEIADHLIRLTHNQRNWGFGLCFLHLRNVKGFHWNHKRVYRIYRELELNLRIKPKRRIERAKPEALAVPEAANECWSMDFMHDQLADGRSIRLFNVIDDFNREALAMEIDLSLPAERVIRALNQVLEWRGQPKAIRCDNGPEYISQKVKDWAEKLGIRLMYIQPGNPQQNAYVERYNRTVRYDWLNHYQFESVAEIQEFATDWVWTYNNERPNMALGGITPKQKLALAA